In Streptomyces sp. NBC_00433, a single genomic region encodes these proteins:
- a CDS encoding IS3 family transposase, protein MSGVYRFIAAEKASYPVSLLCRVLGVPRSSFYAWAGGEQARRARLRADDALVHEITVVHLASRGAYGVPRVHAELRRLGHGVNRKRVERLMRERGIAGITRGHRRSLTRPDKQARPAPDLIGRDFTAARPGTRLVGDITYLPTEQGWLYLACWLDLATREVVGWSMADHHRADLVVDALHMAHGRGRLEPGCIAHSDRGSEYTSTQFRSEIARLGMRASTGRTGSCYDNAAAESFWAVLKAEIGIRTWPDRATARTEVFSFIETFYNRRRLRKHPNWGYLTPHETRQRHTIAA, encoded by the coding sequence GTGAGCGGGGTCTACCGGTTCATCGCGGCGGAGAAGGCCTCCTACCCGGTCTCCTTGCTGTGCCGCGTACTCGGTGTTCCCCGCTCCTCCTTCTACGCCTGGGCCGGAGGCGAACAGGCCCGGCGTGCGCGCCTGCGTGCCGACGATGCGCTCGTGCACGAGATCACCGTGGTCCACCTGGCCTCCAGGGGCGCCTACGGCGTCCCGCGCGTCCACGCCGAGCTGCGGCGGCTGGGCCACGGCGTGAACCGCAAGCGTGTCGAGCGGCTGATGCGCGAACGCGGCATCGCCGGGATCACCCGCGGCCACCGCCGGTCGCTGACCCGCCCGGACAAACAGGCCCGGCCCGCACCGGACCTCATCGGCCGCGACTTCACCGCGGCCCGGCCCGGAACCCGCCTGGTCGGAGACATCACCTACCTGCCTACCGAGCAGGGCTGGCTCTACCTGGCCTGCTGGCTGGACCTGGCCACCCGCGAGGTCGTCGGCTGGTCGATGGCCGACCACCACCGCGCTGACCTGGTCGTCGACGCCCTGCACATGGCCCATGGACGCGGCCGCCTGGAGCCCGGTTGCATTGCGCACAGCGACCGCGGCAGCGAATACACCTCCACCCAATTCCGCAGCGAGATAGCCAGGTTGGGCATGAGAGCGAGCACCGGACGCACCGGCTCGTGCTACGACAACGCCGCAGCCGAGAGCTTCTGGGCAGTCCTGAAGGCCGAGATCGGTATCCGGACCTGGCCCGACCGGGCAACCGCCCGCACCGAGGTCTTCTCCTTCATCGAGACTTTCTACAACCGGCGCCGACTACGCAAACACCCCAACTGGGGCTACCTGACCCCGCACGAGACCCGACAGCGGCACACCATCGCCGCATAA
- a CDS encoding IS3 family transposase (programmed frameshift), with amino-acid sequence MAMKDYSDEFRADAVALYESTPGAIYKSIAADLGINRATLREWVLRDRERRGITAAAAKPGAQPREAVPSADPHERVRQLEARVAELEASERKLATERDILRKAAKYFRRDELVRSRFQFVDDHRNTYEVKRLCQVLDVNRSSYYKWLAGAEARATRQREDRVLAEEIRQIHGESGGAYGSPRITAELREKGRRVNEKRIARVMRTFSITGIRLRRRVRTTVPDPAASPVPDLFQRDFTATEPGRKYMGDITYLPLAGGEFLYLATVLDCFSRKVVGWSIADHMRTGLVTDALRMAASTRGRLDGAVFHCDHGAQYGSRAYAGLCDQLGVTRSMGAIGTSADNAACESFHASLKRETLQGATDYGDSDTCRRTVFAWLTRYNTRRRHSANGHLSPNEYEHRHHTAKLTLAA; translated from the exons ATGGCGATGAAGGACTACTCGGACGAGTTCAGGGCCGATGCCGTGGCCCTGTACGAGTCCACACCCGGGGCGATCTACAAGAGCATCGCCGCTGACCTGGGGATCAACAGGGCGACCCTGCGGGAGTGGGTGCTGCGGGACCGCGAACGCCGTGGCATCACCGCCGCGGCTGCGAAGCCGGGCGCCCAGCCCCGGGAGGCCGTGCCGTCCGCTGATCCGCACGAGCGGGTCCGACAGCTGGAGGCCCGGGTGGCCGAGTTGGAGGCAAGTGAGCGCAAGCTCGCCACCGAGCGGGACATCCTCCGCAAGGCGGCCAAGTATTTC CGGAGAGACGAACTGGTGAGGAGCCGCTTCCAGTTCGTTGACGACCATCGCAACACCTACGAGGTGAAGCGGCTCTGCCAGGTCCTGGACGTGAACCGGTCCAGCTACTACAAGTGGCTCGCCGGCGCCGAGGCCCGGGCCACCCGGCAGCGGGAGGACCGGGTCCTGGCCGAGGAGATCCGTCAGATCCACGGCGAGTCCGGCGGCGCCTACGGCTCCCCGCGAATCACGGCCGAGCTCCGCGAGAAAGGGCGGCGGGTCAACGAAAAGAGGATCGCCCGGGTCATGCGAACGTTCTCCATCACCGGCATCCGCCTGCGCAGACGCGTGCGCACCACCGTCCCGGACCCGGCAGCCTCACCGGTCCCAGACCTGTTCCAGCGGGACTTCACCGCCACCGAGCCGGGTCGCAAATACATGGGCGACATCACGTATCTCCCGCTCGCAGGCGGGGAGTTCCTCTATCTCGCGACCGTGCTGGACTGCTTCAGCCGCAAGGTCGTCGGCTGGTCCATCGCCGACCACATGCGCACCGGCCTGGTCACCGACGCACTGCGGATGGCAGCCTCGACCCGCGGCCGCCTGGACGGCGCAGTGTTCCACTGCGACCACGGAGCGCAATACGGATCCCGGGCCTACGCCGGCCTCTGCGACCAACTCGGGGTCACCCGCTCGATGGGCGCGATCGGCACCAGCGCCGACAACGCGGCCTGCGAAAGCTTCCACGCCTCCCTCAAACGCGAGACCCTCCAGGGCGCCACCGACTACGGCGACTCCGACACCTGCCGCAGAACCGTCTTCGCCTGGCTGACCCGCTACAACACCCGCCGCCGGCACTCCGCCAACGGCCACCTCAGCCCCAACGAATACGAACACCGACACCACACCGCTAAACTCACACTCGCCGCGTGA
- a CDS encoding IS5 family transposase, which translates to MSERKPYPSDLSDGQWSLIEPVITAWKDRHRSDSGYQGAYEMREIVNAILYQGRADCQWAYIPHDLPPKSATYYYFAAWRNDGTDQIIHELLRCQVRERAQRLEDLTLVVLDTQSLHAAAGVPAATTGHDPAKRVPGRKRGLAVDVLGLVIAVVVLAANTHDNAAGIILLDQVAEHAGGTARKALVDQGFKNKAVEHGAGLGIDVEIVARNPQDKGFVPQPKRWRVEQTYGILILHRRLVRDYEHRPSSSASRVYWAMTHVMSRRLTGANTPTWRTVQEAAA; encoded by the coding sequence GTGAGTGAACGCAAGCCGTACCCGAGTGACTTATCGGACGGGCAGTGGTCGTTGATCGAGCCGGTGATCACCGCGTGGAAGGACCGGCACCGCTCGGACAGCGGCTACCAGGGCGCCTACGAGATGCGGGAGATCGTCAACGCGATCCTCTACCAGGGGCGGGCCGACTGTCAGTGGGCGTACATCCCGCACGACCTGCCGCCCAAGAGCGCGACCTACTACTACTTCGCCGCCTGGCGGAACGACGGAACCGACCAGATCATCCATGAACTCCTGCGCTGCCAGGTCCGCGAACGCGCCCAGCGATTAGAGGACCTGACCCTGGTGGTGCTGGACACCCAGAGTCTCCATGCGGCTGCCGGGGTCCCCGCCGCCACGACCGGCCACGATCCGGCCAAGAGGGTGCCCGGCCGCAAGCGCGGCCTGGCCGTGGACGTACTCGGCCTGGTCATCGCGGTCGTCGTCCTCGCCGCGAACACGCACGACAACGCCGCAGGCATCATCCTGCTGGACCAGGTCGCCGAGCACGCTGGCGGAACCGCCCGCAAAGCCCTCGTCGACCAGGGCTTCAAGAACAAGGCCGTCGAGCACGGCGCCGGCCTGGGCATCGACGTCGAGATCGTGGCACGCAACCCGCAGGACAAGGGGTTCGTGCCGCAACCGAAGCGGTGGAGGGTCGAGCAGACCTACGGGATCCTGATACTGCACCGGCGCCTGGTCCGTGACTACGAGCACCGTCCCTCCTCTTCCGCCTCCCGCGTCTACTGGGCGATGACCCACGTCATGAGCCGACGCCTCACCGGCGCGAACACCCCCACCTGGCGCACGGTGCAGGAGGCAGCAGCGTGA
- a CDS encoding IS30 family transposase, with product MSDEMKADLWRRWRAGESISVISRQIGKPPGSVFTVLKHHGGIAPAPRKARAGSLTVGEREDISRGLCAGESYRTIAGFLGRAVSTISREVNKNGGRDVYRAIAAQERALDRARRPKQCLLARRPELRQAVLTLLKEEWSPEQITGHLRLRHSDDAGMRISHETIYRSVYTTRWKVVPRELCKRLRTGRPIRKNKRHTVKGQWRSQITDARPIEERPETAEDRSEFGHLEGDLVIGSNNSQVATLVDRKSRFLTVVKLASRHTTVVVPALAETYARMDPRLRGTLTWDRGMELAAHKRFTAGTGVDVFFAAPRSPWQRGTNENTGPPPEWWTR from the coding sequence ATGTCGGACGAGATGAAGGCCGACTTGTGGCGGCGGTGGAGAGCTGGGGAGTCGATCAGTGTTATCTCACGGCAGATCGGCAAGCCGCCCGGCTCGGTGTTCACCGTCCTCAAGCACCACGGAGGGATCGCTCCAGCGCCCCGCAAGGCGCGGGCCGGAAGCCTGACCGTGGGCGAGCGGGAGGATATCTCGCGCGGACTGTGCGCCGGTGAGTCCTACCGGACAATCGCCGGCTTCCTGGGGCGTGCGGTGTCGACGATCAGCCGTGAAGTGAACAAGAACGGTGGACGCGACGTCTACCGGGCGATCGCTGCGCAGGAACGAGCACTTGACCGCGCCCGGCGCCCGAAGCAGTGCCTCCTCGCTCGCAGACCCGAGTTGAGGCAGGCGGTTCTGACCCTGCTGAAGGAGGAGTGGTCGCCGGAGCAGATCACCGGGCACCTGCGTCTCCGTCACAGTGACGACGCTGGGATGCGGATCAGCCACGAGACGATTTATCGGTCGGTCTACACGACCCGATGGAAGGTGGTCCCGCGTGAGCTGTGCAAACGCCTGCGAACTGGTCGCCCGATCCGGAAGAACAAGCGCCATACAGTGAAGGGACAGTGGCGCTCGCAGATCACCGATGCCCGGCCGATCGAGGAGCGGCCCGAGACTGCGGAGGACCGGAGCGAGTTCGGGCACTTGGAAGGCGATCTGGTGATCGGCTCGAACAACAGCCAGGTCGCGACGCTGGTCGACCGGAAGTCACGGTTTCTTACGGTCGTCAAACTCGCCAGCCGTCACACCACCGTGGTCGTTCCCGCGCTCGCCGAGACCTACGCACGCATGGACCCCCGGCTACGCGGCACTCTGACCTGGGACCGCGGCATGGAACTGGCTGCCCACAAGCGGTTCACCGCCGGCACCGGCGTCGACGTGTTCTTCGCAGCCCCACGGAGCCCCTGGCAACGCGGCACCAACGAGAACACGGGTCCTCCCCCTGAGTGGTGGACACGCTGA
- a CDS encoding ISAs1 family transposase — MLAAVPDPRRVRGRRYQIGALLALCLTAVLDGAHSLAQIARYAADADSQVRAGLGLDRAAPNASTLGRLPARIDGDALDDAVGAWLARHAADPVEDDEALTGLAVDGKAVRGSRTDSKTAVHLLAAALHGSQTVIAQCQVAAMSNEIPAMTPLLARFDLRGVVVTADSMHTQRKTAKKIVAAGGHYLLVGKGNQKGLRRQLRALPWQQLPLLDRTRTAGHGRREVRRLKVCTVEAGLLFPRAFQAIEIKRRRVSTKTGEVQTKTVYAVTSLTPGQADPGRLAELVQGHWSVEALHHVTDVTFVEDASKVQTGNAPRAMATLRKLAIGLMRQAGWTNIAAATDRYRSRHHPPQDHLLRTHQPCARQQARQLLLRRLLVEGVVQGEVGAQDLPRITRLCRGAVDLLAEGKGDPRGVGECSRAVYAETFVLAQIAGVRELRARGGDEPYERTLRMAQNAPDVLGIRDRGCGDGLCHNR, encoded by the coding sequence GTGCTGGCCGCCGTGCCCGATCCGCGCCGGGTGCGCGGGCGCCGCTACCAGATCGGCGCGCTGCTGGCCCTGTGTCTGACGGCGGTGCTCGACGGAGCCCACTCCCTCGCGCAGATCGCCCGATACGCCGCCGACGCCGACTCGCAGGTCCGCGCCGGACTCGGCCTTGACCGCGCCGCACCCAACGCCTCCACGCTCGGCAGACTGCCGGCCCGCATCGACGGAGACGCTCTGGACGACGCGGTCGGCGCCTGGCTCGCTCGCCACGCCGCCGATCCCGTCGAGGACGACGAAGCCCTGACCGGGCTGGCCGTGGACGGCAAGGCCGTGCGCGGTTCGCGCACCGACAGCAAGACGGCAGTCCACCTGCTGGCCGCTGCCCTACACGGCAGCCAGACCGTCATCGCCCAATGCCAAGTGGCCGCCATGAGCAACGAAATCCCGGCCATGACCCCGCTGCTGGCCCGCTTTGACCTGCGCGGTGTGGTCGTCACCGCCGACTCGATGCACACCCAGCGCAAGACCGCGAAGAAGATCGTCGCCGCTGGCGGGCACTACCTCCTGGTCGGCAAGGGCAACCAGAAGGGACTGCGCCGGCAACTGCGCGCCCTGCCCTGGCAGCAGCTGCCGCTGCTGGACCGCACCCGCACCGCCGGGCACGGACGGCGCGAGGTCCGGCGGCTGAAAGTGTGCACCGTCGAAGCCGGGCTACTGTTCCCGCGCGCCTTCCAGGCCATCGAGATCAAGCGACGCCGCGTCAGCACCAAGACTGGCGAGGTCCAGACGAAGACGGTCTACGCCGTCACCAGCCTCACCCCCGGCCAGGCGGACCCCGGCCGCCTGGCCGAACTCGTCCAGGGCCACTGGTCCGTGGAAGCCCTGCACCACGTGACAGATGTGACCTTCGTCGAGGACGCCTCCAAGGTCCAGACCGGCAACGCTCCCCGCGCCATGGCCACACTGCGCAAACTCGCCATCGGCCTGATGCGCCAGGCCGGCTGGACCAACATCGCCGCCGCAACCGACCGCTACCGGTCACGCCACCACCCTCCTCAAGATCATCTGCTGAGAACGCATCAGCCCTGCGCGCGTCAGCAGGCGCGTCAGCTTCTCCTCCGGCGACTCCTTGTAGAAGGGGTCGTCCAGGGCGAGGTAGGGGCCCAGGATCTGCCCAGGATCACGCGGCTGTGCCGGGGCGCGGTTGATCTCCTTGCCGAGGGCAAGGGAGACCCGCGCGGCGTCGGCGAGTGCTCAAGGGCCGTATACGCCGAAACCTTCGTGCTCGCCCAGATCGCGGGGGTACGGGAGCTGCGCGCTCGTGGAGGCGATGAGCCCTACGAGCGAACTCTGCGAATGGCGCAGAATGCGCCGGACGTACTGGGAATCCGGGACAGAGGATGCGGGGACGGACTGTGCCATAACAGATGA
- a CDS encoding transposase — protein MSNKAGKRYSEEFKQDAVALARSSSKTVTEVARDLGVSPEGLRAWVKQDQVDRGEGSPGELTSAEHEELRRLRRQNVEQQKTIEVLKKATLDSTGRSNSAG, from the coding sequence GTGAGCAATAAAGCAGGGAAGCGGTACTCGGAGGAGTTCAAGCAGGACGCCGTGGCGTTGGCCCGATCCTCCAGCAAGACGGTCACGGAGGTGGCCCGGGACCTGGGGGTTAGCCCGGAGGGTTTGCGGGCTTGGGTCAAGCAGGACCAAGTCGACCGGGGTGAAGGCAGTCCGGGCGAGCTGACCAGTGCCGAGCACGAGGAGTTGCGTCGCCTTCGCCGGCAGAACGTCGAACAGCAGAAGACGATCGAGGTCCTGAAAAAAGCGACCTTAGATTCAACCGGTCGGAGCAACAGTGCTGGTTGA
- a CDS encoding helix-turn-helix domain-containing protein, which produces MPTRLLSIPAVAAALDVDRRTVYRFIAAGDLPVVDLRTGTGRSRVRVPADGLEAFISSRAVAAERRCR; this is translated from the coding sequence TTGCCGACTCGTCTGCTGTCAATTCCCGCCGTCGCCGCCGCTTTGGATGTCGACCGGCGAACCGTGTACCGCTTTATTGCTGCCGGCGACCTACCGGTCGTAGACCTGCGTACAGGAACGGGACGCTCTCGTGTTCGGGTGCCAGCAGATGGCTTGGAGGCGTTCATCTCCAGCAGGGCGGTTGCGGCTGAAAGGCGTTGCCGCTGA
- a CDS encoding peptidase inhibitor family I36 protein: MNITPGFGKKLLSRSAVLTAGAALAMGGFAGPASASQSANISAWTVSASSCPTYFKICLFYSPGGTGGRYGTKYLQEGDLSGFTFGGSGAGVGQVVKDNAASADNNTGCNVAIWDAYYSGDSDWLSPHKGGNFGPLLRNREQSFAEDDGSRSGCQSA; this comes from the coding sequence ATGAACATTACTCCCGGGTTCGGGAAGAAACTGCTGAGCCGGTCCGCGGTGCTCACCGCGGGTGCCGCGCTCGCCATGGGGGGCTTCGCGGGCCCGGCCAGTGCGTCGCAGAGCGCGAACATCTCCGCGTGGACCGTCAGCGCCAGTTCGTGCCCGACCTACTTCAAGATATGCCTGTTCTACTCCCCCGGGGGCACCGGGGGACGGTACGGGACCAAGTACCTGCAGGAGGGTGACCTGTCGGGGTTCACCTTCGGCGGTTCGGGAGCTGGGGTCGGCCAGGTCGTGAAGGACAACGCGGCCTCGGCCGACAACAACACCGGTTGCAACGTCGCCATCTGGGACGCCTACTACTCGGGTGATTCGGACTGGCTGAGCCCGCACAAGGGCGGGAACTTCGGTCCGCTCCTGCGCAACCGTGAGCAGTCCTTCGCCGAGGACGACGGAAGCCGC
- a CDS encoding ATP-binding protein gives MGVSGAVPQGDDHHATQEFIGEPPLDTAQQLRIRATHRGFTYQNLYAVGCLLRLRDAGAESLLVERDEDLEVVLPSRRLYLQVKTRKSGVLVWSDIRDALDQYRGVRAEHDADRRGGSPSLIVITNAQPGPDLLDRTVAADWPGDVHLLYPGRPSATEAWLPTPAPDLEAMMQWCTAEASNVRFASLKPRTLVEKLAARVQYASTGALGQGFAAADLAQLFEQFVQELQAFPETPDTYRPQKTDPELVGEQPVRLVVGYSGAGKTTWAADAAKRCSLPVTYCDVADGVSADALAESLARELAARHLSGPAGTELPYGSSLDVLRAVHRRLEETGTIVAVVLDNAHRVPVGGLRALIAALPTAQLVLLAHPWPDQPVLEIHLGIAPQVLPGWSVDTVVEVFVAEGCRTDYATAQRVITLTGGLPLYVGQAAVLARSQYGADVAEFCDAFEEGTHAMPTAQERILERAFAGLGETATALAGLLALAEVPLKQDELQLLAADMGMASRSVNGRALRELVGPGLTQSFGDGHLKLHDAARAVAPQVLEGLNEETADRVQRTLCQIVEGDWDPARRSRWMRLLGSTGQIGVLIALTEEEGFFERDYPREVRADLADTARDPASDPALRLDAHNALAAWAFNERDMEGLASHVHAMETIRRAGHPDFGPREAVLVASRQFRLYGPAGALTQLRRAFAEAHAQTPSPSRFDRGLRYEYAGALWEAGEHLEAGKLAAGLIDTYMDHLGLTPPDILLPVEMLHERCVSHDTPDDFKRLADCFGLLVKVARKLDRMDFEPWALWAFKLYNASGATRSAIDSGQDLADVECRTNPAGALRQLDSLLRAAQENNLLDMIVGIRSQRAFVLALAGDVPSARAEMDALAQYDLTPSENDDIRHQSRLIEEIANPVGLVKSSLQVGPA, from the coding sequence ATGGGTGTGAGCGGAGCCGTACCGCAAGGTGATGATCATCATGCAACACAGGAATTCATCGGGGAGCCGCCGCTGGACACCGCGCAGCAGTTGCGGATCCGGGCCACCCATCGCGGGTTCACGTATCAGAATCTCTACGCTGTTGGCTGCCTGCTTCGACTGCGGGACGCGGGCGCTGAGAGCTTGCTGGTGGAGCGCGACGAGGACCTGGAGGTGGTGCTCCCGAGCCGCCGCCTGTATCTCCAGGTCAAAACGCGCAAGAGCGGCGTCCTGGTCTGGAGCGATATCCGCGACGCGCTCGATCAGTACCGTGGAGTTCGGGCCGAGCATGATGCAGACCGGCGCGGTGGCAGTCCCTCGCTGATCGTGATCACCAATGCCCAGCCTGGACCTGACCTGCTGGACAGGACAGTCGCCGCGGACTGGCCCGGCGACGTTCATCTGCTGTACCCGGGCAGACCTTCGGCGACTGAGGCTTGGCTGCCGACGCCGGCGCCCGACCTCGAGGCGATGATGCAGTGGTGTACGGCCGAGGCCAGCAATGTCCGATTCGCCTCACTCAAACCGCGGACGCTGGTGGAGAAGCTGGCGGCCCGGGTGCAGTACGCGTCCACGGGCGCGCTCGGTCAGGGCTTCGCAGCAGCGGACCTTGCCCAGTTGTTCGAGCAGTTCGTGCAGGAGCTGCAGGCGTTTCCGGAGACCCCCGATACCTACCGGCCCCAGAAGACCGATCCCGAGCTGGTCGGCGAACAGCCGGTGCGGCTGGTGGTCGGGTACTCAGGCGCAGGGAAGACCACTTGGGCAGCGGATGCGGCTAAGCGGTGCTCGCTGCCCGTGACGTACTGCGATGTGGCAGATGGCGTGTCGGCCGATGCTCTCGCCGAGTCGCTGGCCCGGGAACTCGCGGCCAGGCACCTCAGCGGTCCGGCGGGAACGGAGCTGCCCTACGGGTCGAGCCTGGATGTCCTGCGAGCGGTCCACCGGCGGCTGGAAGAAACGGGGACCATCGTCGCTGTCGTCCTCGACAACGCCCACCGCGTTCCCGTCGGCGGACTCCGCGCGCTCATTGCCGCGCTGCCCACTGCACAGTTGGTCTTGTTGGCGCACCCCTGGCCTGACCAGCCCGTTCTTGAGATTCATCTCGGAATCGCCCCGCAGGTGCTGCCTGGATGGAGTGTCGACACCGTGGTTGAGGTCTTCGTGGCTGAAGGCTGCCGGACCGACTACGCCACGGCGCAGCGCGTCATCACGCTCACCGGCGGTCTGCCCTTGTACGTCGGTCAGGCCGCCGTGCTCGCCCGCAGCCAGTACGGCGCCGACGTGGCCGAGTTCTGCGACGCGTTCGAGGAGGGGACGCACGCAATGCCCACTGCTCAGGAGCGCATCCTCGAGCGGGCCTTCGCAGGTCTCGGCGAGACGGCTACGGCACTGGCCGGCCTCCTCGCCCTGGCCGAGGTCCCACTGAAGCAGGACGAGCTGCAGCTGTTGGCTGCGGACATGGGGATGGCGAGCCGGTCGGTCAACGGCCGTGCTCTTCGAGAGCTTGTTGGCCCCGGGCTGACGCAGTCGTTCGGGGACGGTCACCTGAAGCTTCATGACGCCGCACGAGCTGTCGCCCCGCAGGTGCTTGAAGGTCTCAACGAGGAGACGGCCGACCGGGTGCAGCGGACCTTGTGCCAGATTGTGGAGGGTGACTGGGATCCCGCGCGACGTTCCCGCTGGATGCGACTGCTGGGATCAACGGGACAGATCGGGGTCCTGATCGCCCTCACCGAGGAGGAGGGGTTCTTCGAGCGTGACTACCCCCGTGAGGTGCGCGCCGACCTCGCTGACACGGCGCGTGATCCGGCCTCGGATCCCGCACTGCGGCTCGACGCTCACAACGCGCTGGCCGCATGGGCGTTCAATGAACGAGACATGGAGGGGCTAGCCTCACATGTCCACGCGATGGAGACGATTCGTCGAGCCGGACACCCGGACTTCGGTCCGCGAGAGGCCGTGCTCGTCGCCTCCCGACAGTTCCGTCTCTACGGCCCAGCGGGAGCCCTCACACAACTTCGCCGTGCCTTCGCCGAAGCACACGCCCAGACGCCTTCTCCCTCCCGGTTCGACCGGGGATTGCGCTACGAGTACGCCGGTGCTTTGTGGGAGGCGGGAGAACACCTGGAGGCGGGCAAACTCGCTGCGGGACTCATCGACACCTACATGGACCACCTCGGGCTGACACCTCCCGACATCCTGCTGCCGGTCGAGATGCTCCACGAGCGATGCGTCAGCCACGACACACCAGACGACTTCAAGAGGCTCGCCGACTGCTTCGGCCTCCTGGTCAAAGTCGCGCGCAAACTCGACAGAATGGACTTCGAACCCTGGGCACTATGGGCGTTTAAGCTCTACAACGCCTCCGGCGCCACGCGGTCGGCCATCGACTCGGGGCAGGACCTCGCAGACGTGGAATGCCGGACCAATCCCGCCGGGGCGCTGAGACAGCTCGACTCACTGCTGCGCGCGGCCCAGGAGAACAACCTCCTGGACATGATCGTCGGGATTCGTTCGCAGCGTGCCTTTGTTCTGGCTCTCGCGGGCGACGTACCTAGTGCCCGTGCGGAGATGGATGCCCTCGCCCAGTACGACCTCACCCCCAGCGAGAATGACGACATCCGGCACCAGAGCCGGCTCATCGAAGAGATCGCCAATCCTGTGGGGCTCGTAAAGTCATCGCTGCAGGTGGGGCCCGCGTGA